One region of Brachyspira hampsonii genomic DNA includes:
- a CDS encoding HAD family hydrolase, with translation MNKLDLVIFDMDGLLLDTETISLKAWKKTFKNYKININVEKLFFSKILGSNEASIKNTIIEISKIDEKTFEDIINNQIEEAFNIVREDGINIKKGAIKLINFLKDKKIKKAIASSSIKRKVDLYLDKTNIKKEFDYIICGDDVKFPKPYPDLYNNACSYFNADKNNVIILEDSKNGLLSAKNADIEKRFYVPDLLLLSEEDEKELSYKKFNDLIEVKNYIDNNFQYN, from the coding sequence ACTGAAACTATAAGTTTAAAAGCTTGGAAAAAAACTTTTAAAAATTATAAAATCAATATTAATGTAGAAAAATTATTCTTCAGTAAAATATTAGGCTCAAATGAAGCTTCTATAAAAAATACTATTATAGAAATATCAAAAATTGATGAGAAAACATTTGAAGATATTATAAATAATCAAATTGAAGAGGCTTTTAATATAGTAAGAGAAGATGGTATAAATATAAAAAAGGGTGCTATTAAGCTTATTAATTTTTTAAAAGATAAAAAAATAAAAAAAGCTATAGCAAGTTCAAGCATAAAAAGAAAAGTTGATTTGTATTTAGATAAAACTAATATCAAAAAAGAATTTGATTATATAATTTGCGGAGATGATGTAAAATTTCCAAAACCTTATCCTGATTTATATAATAATGCATGCAGTTATTTCAATGCTGATAAAAATAATGTAATAATATTAGAAGATTCTAAAAATGGTTTATTATCTGCTAAAAATGCTGATATAGAAAAAAGATTTTATGTTCCTGATTTGCTTTTACTATCTGAAGAAGATGAAAAAGAATTATCATATAAGAAATTTAATGATTTAATAGAAGTAAAAAATTATATAGATAATAATTTTCAATATAATTAA